One genomic segment of Arachis duranensis cultivar V14167 chromosome 4, aradu.V14167.gnm2.J7QH, whole genome shotgun sequence includes these proteins:
- the LOC107482755 gene encoding uncharacterized protein At4g06598 — translation MANSKGSSGIRNLMYSGKHALLPPKIPFPSVSQAYADYMPNPTVGSKVAQRPREGNGFHQRTSSESFIIEEQPSWLDDLLNEPETPVRRGSHRRSSSDSFAYLENTNVSNIGYADKDEFKFRNLGPIPSWSPQDLNHSKDVRHMPMYAEMNSTKIKNRAWDSCLNPPTHPGGVPAVKENVAFQSSGLSCPPHEADGIPSTANEKHDVVESGSQDAKLSSERKDGSNAKSSATETDSKRAKQQFAQRSRVRKLQYIAELERNVQGLQAEGSEVSAELEFLNQQNLILSMENKALKQRLESLAQEQLIKYLEQEVLEREIGRLRAMYRQQQQQPQQPSASHRRTNSRDLESQFANLSLKHKDAGSGRDPVTGALRI, via the exons ATGGCAAATTCAAAGGGCTCCTCGGGCATCAGAAATTTGATGTATTCTGGAAAGCATGCTCTGCTTCCTCCTAAAATCCCATTCCCTAGTGTTTCCCAAGCTTATGCTGATTATATGCCGAATCCTACAGTAGGTTCAAAGGTTGCGCAGAGACCAAGAGAGGGAAATGGATTCCACCAACGGACATCATCTGAGAGCTTTATTATAGAGGAACAACCCTCATGGCTTGATGATCTCCTTAATGAGCCAGAGACACCTGTACGAAGGGGCAGTCATCGGCGTtcatccagtgattcttttgcctACCTGGAAAACACTAATGTTTCTAACATCGGTTATGCAGATAAGGATGAGTTTAAATTTAGGAATTTAGGACCTATTCCTTCTTGGTCACCTCAAGACTTAAATCACAGCAAAGATGTTCGTCATATGCCCATGTATGCAGAAATGaactcaactaaaataaaaaatagggcATGGGACTCTTGTTTGAATCCTCCCACACATCCAGGTGGTGTTCCTGCTGTCAAAGAAAATGTTGCTTTTCAGAGTTCAGGACTGTCGTGCCCGCCACATGAAGCAGATGGGATTCCATCAACGGCCAATGAAAAGCATGATGTAGTAGAATCTGGTTCACAGGATGCAAAATTATCTTCAGAAAGAAAGGATGGTTCAAATGCAAAGTCATCTGCTACTGAAACAGATTCAAAACGTGCTAAACA GCAATTCGCTCAGCGTTCACGAGTTCGTAAACTTCAATACATAGCTGAATTAGAAAGAAATGTACAAGGTTTACAG GCAGAAGGATCTGAAGTATCTGCCGAGCTTGAATTTCTTAACCAGCAGAATCTCATCCTGAGTATGGAGAACAAAGCTCTCAAGCAACGGTTAGAAAGTTTAGCACAAGAGCAGCTTATCAAATATT TGGAGCAGGAAGTACTGGAAAGAGAGATTGGAAGATTACGTGCAATGTATCGGCAGCAACAGCAGCAGCCACAGCAACCCTCTGCCAGCCATCGGCGCACAAATAGCAGAGACCTTGAATCCCAGTTTGCTAACCTTTCTCTAAAACACAAGGATGCCGGTTCAGGGCGTGACCCTGTTACTGGCGCACTTCGAATTTAG
- the LOC107482577 gene encoding COBRA-like protein 6 isoform X2, translating into MANILALIIFFISFSLSYGYDPLDPSGNITITWDFISDNGATVDVKVSIYNLQLFRHVEAPGWRVGWAWKGDEVIWAMWGAEAMEQGNCSKFKGQDKPHCCLKHPLIIDLPPNAPYNHRFFNCCRGGLLSSLTQDITKSAASFQMNYNKPTLDATTASFTMPENFTLGVPGYTCSAPFQVPPTKFTADGHRWQQVLDTWNVTCMYSQYRASPAPKCCVSLSAFYNSTIVPCPVCSCNCKGLPGAHCIDSSSSVLQLPQEESLEVVRCSRHMCPIRIHWHVKQSYKEYWRVKITITNLNLVKNYSQWNIVVLHPNLRSVTQVFSFNYKALPIYGNIRMFWGLEYYNDMLLSGKDGNVQTEMLLHKDTEEFTFREGWTFPRKVSFNGEECVMPSPDNYPSLPNNAHLLTFSSSLLTALYFLLYIIFF; encoded by the exons ATGGCCAACATTTTGGCCTTGATAATATTCTTCATCTCCTTCTCCCTCTCTT ATGGATACGACCCGTTGGATCCTTCTGGCAACATCACCATCACATGGGATTTCATAAGTGATAATGGGGCTACGGTTGAT GTGAAGGTGTCAATATACAATCTGCAACTGTTCCGGCACGTGGAGGCGCCGGGATGGAGAGTGGGATGGGCATGGAAAGGAGACGAGGTGATTTGGGCGATGTGGGGAGCAGAGGCAATGGAGCAAGGTAACTGCTCCAAGTTCAAAGGCCAAGACAAACCACACTGTTGCCTCAAGCATCCTCTCATCATTGATCTTCCCCCAAACGCTCCTTACAACCACCGCTTCTTCAACTGCTGCCGTGGCGGTCTCCTCTCTTCCCTCACTCAAGACATCACCAAGTCCGCCGCCTCCTTCCAAATGAACTACAACAAGCCAACTCTAGATGCAACCACCGCTTCTTTCACCATGCCGGAGAATTTCACCCTCGGCGTCCCCGGTTACACCTGCAGTGCACCCTTTCAGGTCCCCCCTACCAAGTTCACCGCCGATGGACACCGATGGCAACAAGTCTTAG ACACGTGGAATGTGACGTGTATGTACTCGCAGTATCGAGCATCGCCTGCACCGAAATGCTGCGTCTCCTTATCTGCATTCTATAACAGCACCATCGTTCCCTGTCCCGTTTGCAGCTGCAATTGCAAAGGCCTACCAGGAGCACATTGTAtcga TTCTTCATCATCGGTGTTGCAACTGCCACAAGAAGAGTCATTGGAAGTGGTGAGGTGTTCGCGTCACATGTGCCCAATTCGAATCCACTGGCACGTCAAACAGAGTTACAAAGAGTATTGGCGCGTAAAGATCACCATCACAAATCTCAACTTGGTCAAGAACTACTCGCAGTGGAACATCGTTGTGCTACACCCTAACTTGCGAAGTGTGACCCAAGTTTTCAGCTTCAACTACAAGGCCCTCCCTATCTACGGCAATATCA ggatgttttgggggctggagTACTACAATGACATGTTGCTGTCAGGGAAGGATGGAAATGTGCAAACAGAGATGCTGCTTCACAAAGACACAGAGGAGTTCACATTCAGAGAAGGATGGACATTTCCGAGAAAAGTTTCATTCAATGGGGAGGAATGTGTCATGCCATCTCCTGATAACTATCCAAGCCTCCCTAACAATGCACATCTTCTCACTTTCTCCTCCTCCTTACTTACTGCcctctattttcttctctaCATTATATTCTTCTAG
- the LOC107482577 gene encoding COBRA-like protein 6 isoform X1, translating into MANILALIIFFISFSLSYGYDPLDPSGNITITWDFISDNGATVDVKVSIYNLQLFRHVEAPGWRVGWAWKGDEVIWAMWGAEAMEQGNCSKFKGQDKPHCCLKHPLIIDLPPNAPYNHRFFNCCRGGLLSSLTQDITKSAASFQMNYNKPTLDATTASFTMPENFTLGVPGYTCSAPFQVPPTKFTADGHRWQQVLDTWNVTCMYSQYRASPAPKCCVSLSAFYNSTIVPCPVCSCNCKGLPGAHCIDSSSSVLQLPQEESLEVVRCSRHMCPIRIHWHVKQSYKEYWRVKITITNLNLVKNYSQWNIVVLHPNLRSVTQVFSFNYKALPIYGNINDTGMFWGLEYYNDMLLSGKDGNVQTEMLLHKDTEEFTFREGWTFPRKVSFNGEECVMPSPDNYPSLPNNAHLLTFSSSLLTALYFLLYIIFF; encoded by the exons ATGGCCAACATTTTGGCCTTGATAATATTCTTCATCTCCTTCTCCCTCTCTT ATGGATACGACCCGTTGGATCCTTCTGGCAACATCACCATCACATGGGATTTCATAAGTGATAATGGGGCTACGGTTGAT GTGAAGGTGTCAATATACAATCTGCAACTGTTCCGGCACGTGGAGGCGCCGGGATGGAGAGTGGGATGGGCATGGAAAGGAGACGAGGTGATTTGGGCGATGTGGGGAGCAGAGGCAATGGAGCAAGGTAACTGCTCCAAGTTCAAAGGCCAAGACAAACCACACTGTTGCCTCAAGCATCCTCTCATCATTGATCTTCCCCCAAACGCTCCTTACAACCACCGCTTCTTCAACTGCTGCCGTGGCGGTCTCCTCTCTTCCCTCACTCAAGACATCACCAAGTCCGCCGCCTCCTTCCAAATGAACTACAACAAGCCAACTCTAGATGCAACCACCGCTTCTTTCACCATGCCGGAGAATTTCACCCTCGGCGTCCCCGGTTACACCTGCAGTGCACCCTTTCAGGTCCCCCCTACCAAGTTCACCGCCGATGGACACCGATGGCAACAAGTCTTAG ACACGTGGAATGTGACGTGTATGTACTCGCAGTATCGAGCATCGCCTGCACCGAAATGCTGCGTCTCCTTATCTGCATTCTATAACAGCACCATCGTTCCCTGTCCCGTTTGCAGCTGCAATTGCAAAGGCCTACCAGGAGCACATTGTAtcga TTCTTCATCATCGGTGTTGCAACTGCCACAAGAAGAGTCATTGGAAGTGGTGAGGTGTTCGCGTCACATGTGCCCAATTCGAATCCACTGGCACGTCAAACAGAGTTACAAAGAGTATTGGCGCGTAAAGATCACCATCACAAATCTCAACTTGGTCAAGAACTACTCGCAGTGGAACATCGTTGTGCTACACCCTAACTTGCGAAGTGTGACCCAAGTTTTCAGCTTCAACTACAAGGCCCTCCCTATCTACGGCAATATCA ACGATACAGggatgttttgggggctggagTACTACAATGACATGTTGCTGTCAGGGAAGGATGGAAATGTGCAAACAGAGATGCTGCTTCACAAAGACACAGAGGAGTTCACATTCAGAGAAGGATGGACATTTCCGAGAAAAGTTTCATTCAATGGGGAGGAATGTGTCATGCCATCTCCTGATAACTATCCAAGCCTCCCTAACAATGCACATCTTCTCACTTTCTCCTCCTCCTTACTTACTGCcctctattttcttctctaCATTATATTCTTCTAG
- the LOC107482754 gene encoding zinc finger transcription factor YY1 — METQFNHNLFERRPFLKSKAPAVKWVKQWVPQDVVATGGKCMLLRWVTEDSLKALKEKEKEPSAPEPEPEPTTEVLFLCSYEGCGKTFIDAGALRKHSHIHGERQFVCHYEGCGKKFLDSSKLKRHFLIHTGERDFVCPHEGCGKAFSLDFNLRSHMKTHSQENYHICPYPDCGKRYAHEYKLKNHIASQHEKNASVDLTKYTPPSEKPAKPTKPASGTYGSASSDRPYACPYEGCEKAYIHEYKLKLHLKREHPGHDENAVRAQANADNEMDEASEQDAYGRKRSNGKSQKQSRPKPSLKLPPAKIAQRKGSAPTPAASNAIKKSWPVKEEVYDEDSEETEEDRDNVEDGWRYAANNDDDDEETEYED, encoded by the exons ATGGAGACTCAGTTCAATCACAACCTCTTCGAGCGGCGTCCCTTCCTCAAATCCAAGGCTCCCGCCGTTAAATGGGTCAAACAATG GGTTCCTCAAGACGTTGTAGCTACTGGCGGGAAGTGCATGCTCCTAAGATGGGTAACAG AGGATTCCTTAAAGGCcttgaaagaaaaggaaaaagagccTTCTGCACCTGAGCCTGAACCAGAGCCAACTACTGAAGTACTTTTCCTATGCAGCTACGAGGGCTGTGGAAAGACATTCATAGATGCTGGTGCTTTGAGGAAGCATTCTCACATCCATGGAGAGAGGCAATTTGTTTGCCACTATGAGGGATGTGGAAAG AAATTTCTGGACAGCTCAAAGTTGAAAAGACATTTTCTCATTCATACAGGGGAAAGAGATTTTGTGTGTCCTCATGAAGGTTGTGGTAAG GCCTTCTCCTTGGATTTCAACCTGCGGTCCCACATGAAAACACATTCACAAGAGAACTATCATATCTGCCCATACCCAGATTGTGGAAAGAGATATGCTCACGAATACAAACTAAAGAATCATATTGCGTCTCAGCATGAAAAG AATGCATCAGTGGATTTGACAAAGTATACTCCACCATCGGAAAAGCCAGCGAAACCAACTAAACCTGCTAGTGGAACTTACGGTTCTGCATCATCTGATCGCCCTTATGCATGTCCTTATGAAGGGTGTGAAAAAGCATACATCCATGAATACAAGCTTAAACTCCATTTGAAGAGGGAGCACCCAGGCCATGATGAAAATGCTGTGCGTGCACAAGCTAATGCTGACAATGAAATGGATGAAGCGAGTGAACAAGACGCCTATGGTCGAAAACGATCAAATGGTAAAAGTCAGAAGCAAAGTAGACCGAAACCAAGCTTGAAGTTGCCTCCTGCCAAAATCGCCCAACGAAAAGGGTCAGCTCCTACTCCAGCCGCATCAAATGCGATTAAAAAGTCATGGCCAGTGAAAGAAGAAGTCTACGATGAAGATAGTGAAGAAACAGAAGAGGATCGTGACAACGTTGAAGATGGTTGGAGATATGCTGCAAACAACGATGATGACGATGAGGAAACAGAATATGAAGACTGA
- the LOC107482604 gene encoding serine/threonine-protein kinase-like protein At5g23170 codes for MEDENMGEGEEKFEYEEVVKATENFNPKRMIGKGSHGIVYKGLLPRTVAVKKASSLDSLHHDDNSNKLQNEIRVLSILRQSPHVLNLLGTSHDSFGNKLMVMELLPNGSLHDWLHGSRKPPPSWTKRVEIAMQIARAVEFLHEGKPMVIHRDIKSTNILFDSHMNAKLADFGLAVMVGSVVESPPSQPAGTIGYIDPSYTSSAKLSPKNDIFSLGVVLLEIISGRKAIDVSKTPASIVEWAVPLIEREVVEEICDGRVAVPAYMAGGVGEIVRLGGRCVSEKEEDRPCAREVVMRITDVAERVRYPLWRSVVMRSIAGMVGFTRNKRSKLFLNTSSHNTSSVITVKQVLSLWD; via the coding sequence ATGGAAGATGAAAACatgggagaaggagaagagaagtttGAGTATGAAGAGGTTGTGAAAGCAACCGAGAACTTCAACCCTAAAAGGATGATAGGCAAAGGAAGCCATGGAATCGTGTACAAAGGTCTACTACCACGGACCGTGGCTGTGAAGAAAGCATCATCGCTAGATTCTCTCCACCATGATGATAACTCCAACAAGCTCCAAAACGAGATTCGAGTGCTGTCAATTCTACGTCAAAGCCCTCACGTGCTTAACCTTTTAGGCACGAGCCACGATTCCTTCGGGAACAAGCTCATGGTCATGGAGCTCTTGCCAAATGGCTCCCTCCACGACTGGCTTCACGGTTCGAGAAAACCGCCGCCGTCGTGGACGAAGCGCGTGGAAATCGCCATGCAGATCGCACGCGCGGTAGAGTTTCTCCACGAAGGGAAGCCTATGGTGATCCACAGGGACATCAAGTCCACCAACATCTTATTCGATTCTCACATGAACGCCAAGTTGGCGGACTTTGGACTGGCGGTTATGGTTGGATCGGTGGTTGAGTCACCACCGAGTCAACCCGCTGGGACAATAGGGTACATAGACCCGAGTTACACGAGTTCAGCAAAACTGAGCCCCAAGAACGACATCTTCAGCTTGGGGGTTGTGTTGTTGGAGATCATAAGCGGGAGAAAGGCCATAGACGTGTCGAAAACGCCGGCGTCGATCGTGGAATGGGCGGTTCCGTTGATTGAGAGGGAGGTTGTGGAAGAGATTTGTGACGGGAGGGTGGCGGTGCCGGCGTACATGGCGGGTGGAGTGGGTGAGATAGTTCGGTTGGGTGGACGGTGCGTGTCGGAGAAGGAAGAGGATCGTCCGTGTGCTCGGGAGGTGGTTATGAGAATAACGGACGTAGCGGAGCGTGTGAGGTACCCGTTATGGAGAAGCGTGGTAATGAGGAGCATCGCCGGCATGGTGGGATTCACGAGAAATAAGAGGAGCAAGTTGTTTCTCAATACTTCTTCTCACAACACGTCTTCCGTCATCACCGTTAAGCAAGTTTTATCGCTTTGGGATTGA